The DNA segment ATATCGCTGGAGTATAATGATTCGGATAGATATAGCAAAATCCTTGAAAATAATTACAGAACCAAAAATCATAACGAACTGAATAAGGAGTTTATGACACGGAAATATGAAAACATTATCATTTTTGTGGATATATCCCAAAAGACGCCTTTAAAAAGAACAGAACTGGACACCTTAAAAATTTCTTTCGAAGAATATGATGCTAAACTCGACAGTCTAAACTCCGGAATGCAGATTGTCCATCCCATTCCTTTCCTTTCAACTTATTATGAGGGCTTTCCGGTAACTATATATAACTCAGGAAATAAAGAAAACATCATAGGCTTCGGAAATACGGTAGCTTTGGAACTGGAAGCGCTCGATAAAGAAAATAAATGGCAGAAAATCTATCCTTACCGCTACTATGCTTGTGGAACGGGCATTAAGTTTTTTGTCCTAAAACCTGATGAAATTGCTACAGTATTTGAGCCGCGCCTGAGCGGTGATTTTCATACGCGGTTCAGATACAGATTAGGAAATATCATTTCCAATGAATTTGAAGGAAACATCAACTACAATTACATTACCCATAGCAAGACCCAATAAAATAATTTCAAGATTATAGCAATGTTCATATGATTCTGATCTCAGCTTATTTTTCCATGTAAAAACAAATTCTTAAGTTTACAGGTTACTCAAAATTCAAAACAAATCACAATGGAAAACAAAGAGCAGCACATTTCTGATCATGGTCCATTCTATCACGGGACAAAAGCTGACCTGAAAATCGGAGACCTGCTTACCGCCGGATTTGAATCCAATTATTATCCGGAGATTATGATGAACCACATCTATTTCACAGCTTTACAGAACGGGGCCGGACTTGCAGCGGCACTGGCAAAAGGTGATGGAAAGGAACGTGTCTACATCGTGGAACCTACCGGAGCATTTGAAAATGACCCGAACGTAACCGATAAAAAATTCCCCGGAAACCCTACCCGCTCCTATCGCAGCACGGCTCCTCTTAAAATTATGGGCGAAGTAACCGAATGGATCAGGCTTACCGATGAAGAAATCCAAAACTGGAAGGAAAGAATCGCAAAACTAAGGGAAAATCCAGGTGCGGAAATTATCAATTAAATCATCACAACAGTTCTTTAGTCTTATGAAAAAAATAATCTTAGACCTTGCTGTAACACTAGACGGGTTTATTGAAGGGCCAAACGGCGAAATCGACTGGTGTATCATGGATGATGATATGGATTTTGATGGCTTTCTTGAAAACATCGATACCATATTTTACGGAAGGGTAAGCTATGATTCCTGGGGAAATTATCATCCGGGAGAAGATGCCGGAGAAGAAGAAGTACAGTTCTGGAAAAAAATACATGCTAAGAAAAAAGTAGTATTCTCCCATCATCAAAGGGAAGATCAGAATGCCACTTTCACCAATGATATTGAGAAAACAGTGCAGGAAATAAAACAGCAGCCGGGGAAAGACATCTGGCTGTATGGCGGTGCCGGACTCATCAGAACGTGTATTAATCTGAACCTGATAGACATTTACAGAATCTCCGTTCATCCGGTTGCCTTAGGAGACGGAAAACCTTTATTTGAAGAATTGAAGGAAAGATTATATTTGAAGCTGATCAAAACCAATATTTTCAGATCCGGAGTCGTACAGCTGATCTATGAACCTTTACATCACAACCAATAACCATAACAACATGACCTATTGAGGGCAGCATTATCTCTGCTGATTATTCGGCTATAGTGCATACAGCAGCGATTCTGAAAAAAGGAGTTTATTTAAGATTTAAATTTCTCATTGGAAACAAGTTATCCCTAAAAAAATAATTCCGGAGCAATTGTTTTTTAAGTATATTCGTTAAAAATTTAAGTATGAAAATAAATTTATTCCTTCTGCTGATGGCTTCAGGCGTCATTTCAGCACAGACAACGATTACGAAAGCGTTTAACGATCCTGTAAGCGGGGAAACCGCAAATTATTTGTCCGTTACGGGAACACCGGATAACTCGGCAACAGGTTCTAATGTAACCTTCAACAATGCTTCTCTGGGATTTGGTCCGGCGGCTGTTACCAGCTATTCAACACCCACCTCAACAGAAATTACCACCTTCCCGAATTCTACCTTAAAAATGGCAGGCCCCGGAAATACGGTATATTACAAACAATCTGCCTCCAAGCTGGAAATTACAGGATTAGTCACCACCGATGCTACTCTGAATCTTGCCGCAAACAACGGGACTTTTATTTCCTATCCTGCAGCGTTCGGATATTCCGAGACGGATCAGGCACAGGGAACATTCAGCTCAACTGCTGCAAACGGATTGTGTAAAGGAACAGTCAGCATTTCTGCAGATGCTTCAGGAACCCTTATTTTAGGTTCTTCTAATTTTACAAAT comes from the Chryseobacterium nepalense genome and includes:
- the arr gene encoding NAD(+)--rifampin ADP-ribosyltransferase, coding for MENKEQHISDHGPFYHGTKADLKIGDLLTAGFESNYYPEIMMNHIYFTALQNGAGLAAALAKGDGKERVYIVEPTGAFENDPNVTDKKFPGNPTRSYRSTAPLKIMGEVTEWIRLTDEEIQNWKERIAKLRENPGAEIIN
- a CDS encoding dihydrofolate reductase family protein; its protein translation is MKKIILDLAVTLDGFIEGPNGEIDWCIMDDDMDFDGFLENIDTIFYGRVSYDSWGNYHPGEDAGEEEVQFWKKIHAKKKVVFSHHQREDQNATFTNDIEKTVQEIKQQPGKDIWLYGGAGLIRTCINLNLIDIYRISVHPVALGDGKPLFEELKERLYLKLIKTNIFRSGVVQLIYEPLHHNQ
- a CDS encoding T9SS type A sorting domain-containing protein — protein: MKINLFLLLMASGVISAQTTITKAFNDPVSGETANYLSVTGTPDNSATGSNVTFNNASLGFGPAAVTSYSTPTSTEITTFPNSTLKMAGPGNTVYYKQSASKLEITGLVTTDATLNLAANNGTFISYPAAFGYSETDQAQGTFSSTAANGLCKGTVSISADASGTLILGSSNFTNVLRIKSVQSFNLYAASDTFFLFPIGSIVNTSYSYYNSTYKFPLLTTIQTVVNVPLAGINNQTTNSAQALNTANLATKDLYVQKDRLKVYPNPAQEFIELKGTAESYTTANIYTLDGKLVKTSGITSGKIQVSDLPSASYFIEVSTKDKKTETSKFIKK